One Obesumbacterium proteus DNA window includes the following coding sequences:
- a CDS encoding winged helix-turn-helix domain-containing protein — protein MIYKINEMVIFKPADGAIWRVDNPEQVISLTITNCNLLSLLLNNKGEILSREYILEDIWDKQGLRSSNNTLNQYISILRRTFSLLGIEDEVIRTIPKVGFCLNSSIKIDEEYNLENVVTTQNLTRVHGCKYYGYIALMAALAFSVMFFTNTILCKNKEYKLDTVITDIGKFATCDVSILPEYTRGQPRSLLEPSVKLITQNGVKCTPEKVFIVKPESRGSGRTFLTECIVDKGKNEYFFCKGYYIQ, from the coding sequence ATGATTTATAAAATTAACGAAATGGTGATATTTAAACCTGCCGATGGTGCTATTTGGCGCGTTGATAATCCAGAGCAAGTGATTAGTTTAACGATCACTAATTGCAACCTTCTTAGCCTATTGCTAAATAACAAAGGTGAAATTCTTTCTAGAGAGTACATCTTAGAAGATATATGGGACAAGCAAGGTTTACGTTCATCTAATAATACACTTAACCAATACATATCCATTCTAAGGCGAACGTTTTCCTTGCTTGGCATTGAAGATGAGGTGATTAGAACGATCCCAAAGGTAGGGTTTTGTTTAAATTCATCGATTAAAATAGATGAGGAGTATAATTTAGAAAATGTGGTGACGACACAAAATTTAACACGCGTCCATGGCTGTAAATATTATGGCTATATCGCCTTGATGGCCGCGTTAGCTTTTTCAGTTATGTTTTTTACTAATACCATTCTCTGTAAAAATAAGGAGTATAAGCTCGATACGGTTATCACGGATATCGGAAAGTTTGCGACTTGTGATGTTAGCATTTTACCAGAGTATACGCGTGGCCAGCCACGTTCTCTATTAGAACCGTCAGTTAAATTAATTACTCAGAATGGGGTGAAGTGTACGCCTGAAAAGGTATTTATTGTAAAGCCAGAAAGCAGAGGAAGTGGAAGGACGTTTCTTACTGAATGCATTGTAGATAAAGGGAAAAATGAATACTTTTTTTGTAAAGGATACTATATACAATGA
- a CDS encoding SIS domain-containing protein, with translation MRCLQRITLNKDAFTPGERIIADYILANPDKLKQCSSQELASILNISQSSIVKFAQRLGFKGFTNLKMALIEEWGQQSKQNAESEQHLHNDINVHDTPSVIAEKLFRAKQQALRMTTDSVNLAQLESVVAEIKAARRVQIMGMGGSSLVAKDLAYKLMKIGYPVMNEMDSHVQMTVAQSLGEGDVQIVISYSGALKEIFIAAQAAQEKGTKIIAITSLQDSPLRKLADFVLDTIADEARWRSSSISARTAQNTITDLLFVCLLQEDSERSRSFIHRSQEMIEQLK, from the coding sequence ATGCGCTGCCTACAACGAATCACTCTCAACAAAGACGCCTTTACGCCCGGTGAACGTATTATTGCCGATTATATTTTGGCTAATCCCGATAAGTTGAAGCAGTGCTCTTCGCAAGAGCTCGCCAGCATTTTGAATATCAGCCAGTCGAGCATTGTGAAATTTGCTCAGCGATTGGGCTTCAAAGGATTTACTAACCTCAAAATGGCGTTGATTGAGGAGTGGGGGCAGCAAAGTAAGCAGAACGCTGAATCTGAGCAGCATTTGCATAACGATATTAATGTTCATGACACGCCGTCGGTGATTGCAGAAAAACTATTTCGAGCCAAGCAGCAGGCTCTGAGGATGACAACCGACAGCGTAAACTTGGCGCAGTTGGAGAGTGTGGTGGCTGAAATCAAGGCGGCGCGCCGAGTGCAGATCATGGGCATGGGCGGTTCATCGCTGGTGGCGAAAGACTTGGCTTATAAGCTGATGAAAATAGGCTATCCCGTGATGAATGAAATGGACAGCCACGTGCAGATGACGGTTGCTCAATCGCTAGGAGAAGGGGATGTGCAAATTGTTATCTCTTACTCGGGCGCGCTGAAAGAGATATTTATTGCAGCACAGGCGGCACAGGAGAAGGGGACGAAAATCATAGCGATAACGTCGCTTCAGGATAGCCCGCTCAGAAAGCTGGCTGATTTTGTTCTCGATACCATTGCTGATGAGGCGCGCTGGCGTAGCTCTTCTATTTCTGCGCGCACGGCACAAAATACTATTACCGATTTGTTGTTCGTTTGCCTGTTGCAGGAAGATAGCGAAAGAAGCCGCAGCTTTATTCATCGCAGCCAAGAGATGATTGAGCAACTGAAGTAG
- the murQ gene encoding N-acetylmuramic acid 6-phosphate etherase, translated as MNIDLSRLQTEGRNIASENIDTLSTLDMLTIINQEDQKVALAVERILPQIAQAVDAIALAFSQGGRLIYCGAGTSGRLGILDASECPPTYGTPHEQVVGLIAGGHTAILRAVENAEDNVELGEQDLKDHHLCERDVLVGIAASGRTPYVIGAMKYARSVGATTVSLTCNASSAMSQLADIALEAVVGPEVVTGSSRMKAGTAQKMVLNMLTTGAMIRSGKVYGNLMVDVEATNAKLVQRQIDIVMQATECSRDEAVKALSECKRHCKTAILMILAQLSAAEASTVLAQNNGFIRQALASRSQGV; from the coding sequence ATGAATATTGACCTCTCCCGCCTGCAAACTGAAGGCCGTAACATCGCCAGCGAAAACATCGACACCCTGTCTACTTTAGATATGTTGACGATTATCAACCAAGAAGATCAAAAGGTGGCTCTGGCCGTTGAGCGTATCCTGCCGCAAATCGCGCAGGCCGTAGATGCTATCGCTCTGGCCTTTAGCCAAGGTGGCCGTCTTATTTATTGCGGCGCAGGCACCTCGGGGCGACTGGGTATTCTAGACGCAAGTGAATGCCCGCCAACCTACGGCACCCCACATGAACAGGTGGTCGGGTTAATCGCCGGAGGCCACACCGCAATCCTCCGCGCGGTGGAAAATGCCGAAGATAACGTCGAACTTGGCGAGCAAGATCTGAAAGACCATCATCTCTGCGAGCGCGACGTACTCGTGGGTATTGCCGCCAGCGGAAGAACGCCTTATGTCATCGGCGCGATGAAATATGCCCGCTCGGTCGGCGCAACCACCGTGTCATTAACCTGCAACGCCAGCAGCGCGATGAGCCAATTAGCCGATATCGCGCTAGAAGCCGTGGTAGGGCCAGAAGTGGTAACGGGCTCATCAAGAATGAAAGCGGGTACAGCGCAAAAAATGGTTCTGAATATGCTCACCACGGGCGCGATGATCCGCAGCGGAAAAGTATATGGCAACCTCATGGTGGATGTTGAGGCGACCAACGCCAAGCTGGTTCAACGCCAAATTGACATCGTTATGCAGGCCACAGAATGCAGCCGCGATGAAGCCGTTAAAGCGCTCAGCGAATGTAAAAGACACTGTAAAACCGCCATTTTGATGATTCTCGCCCAGCTCTCTGCGGCTGAAGCCAGCACGGTTCTGGCACAAAATAATGGTTTTATCCGCCAAGCCTTAGCCTCACGTTCTCAGGGAGTTTAG
- the murP gene encoding PTS N-acetylmuramic acid transporter subunit IIBC, with product MAKITDTTITQILANVGGNNNITLCGHCMTRLRLTLADRARVNHAELKKIAGVMGVIEGNDQLQIVLGPGKAQTASEMMNVILSQSQSQSQSQADSSTPETDLNALAAENKKQLKSKQNNAFHSFLTKFATIFTPLIPGFIAAGLLLGIATLLQQTLILEGEIAPIWLTSLIGYMKTFSVGLFTFLSILIGFNTQKAFGGTGVNGAIIASLFILRYSAEGTVGYYAGIDNFFGLVIDPRGNIIGVLLACMFGAWIERKVRKVIPDNLDMILTSSITLLITGAITYVVIMPIGVELFKGMSWLFLHLNGNPFGTALLAGLFLIAVVFGIHQGFVPVYFALMDAQGFNSLFPILAMAGGGQVGAALALYLKAKPGSTLRMQIKGAIFPGLLGIGEPLIYGVTLPRLKPFITACLGGAVGGFFIGLVAYMGLPIGLNTVFGPSGLVSIPLITSSQGIYAGMLVYVAGVAISYAAGFILTLLFGCKNVDLT from the coding sequence ATGGCTAAAATAACGGATACCACCATCACGCAAATTTTGGCGAACGTTGGTGGTAATAACAACATCACCCTATGCGGACATTGCATGACGCGGCTGCGCCTTACCTTGGCCGACCGCGCTCGCGTTAATCACGCCGAGCTGAAAAAGATCGCTGGGGTCATGGGCGTTATAGAAGGCAACGACCAGCTGCAAATTGTACTTGGGCCCGGCAAGGCGCAAACCGCCAGTGAAATGATGAACGTGATCCTTAGCCAATCACAGTCACAGTCACAGTCACAAGCCGATAGCAGCACGCCAGAAACTGATTTAAATGCCCTCGCGGCGGAAAATAAAAAGCAGCTCAAGAGTAAGCAAAATAACGCTTTTCACAGCTTCCTGACAAAATTCGCGACGATCTTCACCCCGCTTATTCCCGGCTTTATCGCCGCGGGTCTACTGCTCGGTATCGCGACGCTGCTCCAGCAAACCTTAATACTCGAAGGTGAAATTGCGCCGATTTGGCTTACGAGCCTGATTGGCTATATGAAAACCTTCAGCGTGGGCTTATTTACCTTCCTGAGTATCCTGATTGGCTTCAATACACAAAAAGCCTTCGGCGGAACCGGCGTTAATGGTGCCATCATCGCGTCATTATTTATTCTGCGTTACAGCGCAGAAGGAACCGTGGGCTATTATGCGGGGATCGATAACTTCTTCGGTCTAGTAATAGATCCGAGAGGGAATATCATCGGCGTACTGTTAGCCTGTATGTTCGGCGCATGGATTGAGCGCAAAGTACGCAAGGTTATCCCTGATAACTTGGATATGATCCTCACCTCCTCCATTACGCTACTCATCACTGGTGCCATAACCTATGTGGTTATCATGCCCATCGGCGTCGAACTCTTTAAGGGAATGTCTTGGCTGTTTCTGCATTTAAACGGTAACCCATTCGGCACCGCGTTGTTAGCGGGGCTATTCCTGATTGCGGTGGTCTTTGGTATTCATCAGGGATTTGTGCCGGTGTATTTCGCTTTGATGGATGCTCAAGGGTTTAACTCCTTGTTCCCTATCCTCGCAATGGCGGGTGGCGGACAGGTTGGTGCCGCGTTAGCGTTATATTTAAAAGCCAAGCCGGGCTCGACCTTACGTATGCAAATTAAGGGCGCCATATTCCCCGGTTTATTGGGTATTGGCGAGCCGCTAATTTATGGTGTCACGCTGCCCCGCTTAAAACCGTTTATTACCGCCTGTTTGGGTGGTGCCGTAGGCGGATTCTTTATCGGGTTGGTGGCTTATATGGGATTACCGATTGGTTTGAATACCGTATTTGGCCCGTCTGGCTTGGTTTCCATACCGCTCATTACTTCATCACAGGGTATCTATGCGGGCATGCTGGTTTATGTTGCAGGCGTTGCCATCTCGTATGCGGCAGGCTTCATTCTGACGTTGCTGTTTGGCTGTAAAAACGTTGACCTAACATAA
- a CDS encoding phospholipase D family protein encodes MNSTPYRDTRLARLIQPLCECHPELSGVYPLEEGNDAFAARYLLTNMAEKTLDVQYYIWHNDLSGRLLFSALFRAAERGVKVRLLLDDNNTGGLDESLRRLNAHPNISVKLFNPFQLRRMRCLCYLTDFKRLNRRMHNKSMTFDSQATIVGGRNVGDEYFGIGEQPLFSDLDVLAVGNVVAEVCQDFERYWTSACVSPAEDVLGNASEKRFLHGLTIEEVGGRARAKVYIKRLRDKFLARKMENNELPLTWAKVQLFSDDPLKGRGELATKALMASRLFKMIGEPKVSMDIISAYFVPTRTGVSQLVYLARQGVKMTVLTNSLAANDVAIVHAGYAKWRKTLLRCGIELFEMKANETERPSRKERLRDRGLTGHSGSSLHAKTFAVDGKLVFIGSFNFDPRSARLNTEMGFVIESESLASSTHQRFIASLHDKAFQLVLAPRRKINWIEYENDEKQIHHKEPDSPLYKRILARIAYYLPIEWLL; translated from the coding sequence ATGAACAGTACACCATATCGAGATACACGTTTAGCTCGACTTATCCAACCGCTATGCGAATGCCATCCTGAGTTAAGCGGGGTCTATCCTTTAGAAGAGGGTAATGACGCTTTCGCTGCAAGATATTTGCTCACCAACATGGCTGAGAAAACGCTGGATGTGCAGTATTACATCTGGCACAACGATCTCTCGGGGCGACTGCTGTTTAGCGCATTATTTCGTGCCGCCGAGCGCGGGGTAAAAGTTCGTTTACTGCTGGATGACAACAACACCGGCGGTTTGGATGAATCACTGCGCCGACTCAATGCGCACCCCAATATCAGCGTAAAACTCTTCAATCCCTTCCAGCTACGGCGCATGCGCTGTTTATGCTATTTAACCGATTTTAAAAGACTCAATCGGCGCATGCACAATAAAAGCATGACGTTTGATAGTCAGGCGACCATCGTCGGTGGGCGCAATGTGGGGGATGAGTATTTTGGTATCGGTGAACAGCCGCTTTTTTCTGATTTAGACGTGTTGGCCGTGGGCAATGTTGTTGCTGAGGTCTGTCAGGATTTCGAGCGCTATTGGACTTCAGCCTGTGTATCACCGGCGGAAGACGTTCTGGGCAACGCGTCGGAAAAGCGCTTTCTGCATGGCCTAACGATTGAAGAAGTGGGCGGCAGAGCGCGTGCCAAAGTCTATATAAAGCGTCTGCGTGATAAATTTTTAGCCCGCAAAATGGAGAACAACGAGCTGCCGCTGACGTGGGCAAAGGTGCAATTATTTAGCGATGATCCGCTTAAAGGGCGCGGCGAGTTAGCCACCAAAGCGCTGATGGCATCACGTCTGTTTAAGATGATTGGTGAGCCAAAAGTGAGCATGGATATTATCTCCGCCTATTTCGTTCCTACCCGCACCGGCGTGTCACAGCTGGTTTATTTAGCGCGGCAAGGGGTGAAAATGACGGTGCTCACCAATTCTCTGGCGGCAAACGATGTGGCCATTGTGCATGCGGGTTACGCCAAATGGCGAAAAACCCTGCTGCGTTGCGGTATTGAATTGTTTGAAATGAAAGCCAATGAAACCGAGCGGCCATCACGTAAAGAGCGCTTACGCGACCGGGGCTTAACCGGACATTCTGGTTCCAGCCTGCATGCTAAAACTTTTGCCGTTGACGGCAAGTTGGTCTTTATTGGTTCGTTTAATTTTGATCCGCGTTCGGCTCGATTAAATACCGAGATGGGATTCGTGATTGAAAGTGAATCGCTGGCGTCATCTACTCATCAGCGATTTATTGCTAGCCTGCACGACAAAGCATTTCAGCTAGTGCTTGCCCCGCGTCGTAAAATTAATTGGATTGAATATGAAAATGATGAGAAACAAATTCATCATAAAGAGCCTGATAGCCCGCTATACAAACGTATTTTAGCCAGAATCGCTTATTATTTGCCGATTGAGTGGCTGCTATAA
- the rpe gene encoding ribulose-phosphate 3-epimerase gives MANFCPSLMCVDFSQLSHEIQRLESAGAAMFHIDIMDGHFVPNFALGIEDVKAVAKLATIPYDVHLMVSNPDGYIDKFSDLGCSIIYVHAEAPIHLHRTLTHIRQRGVKAGVAINPGTSLSALEEVLDVVDVVLVMSVNPGFAGQPFIHSAIDKISRLRKMLHQHGSSAQIAVDGAISPQVVSTLARDVDYFILGTAGLFKPDRDYSSAMKTLEQCVTQGLEIVTEA, from the coding sequence ATGGCGAATTTCTGTCCTTCTTTAATGTGTGTGGATTTTTCTCAGCTGAGTCATGAAATTCAGCGTTTAGAAAGTGCAGGCGCAGCGATGTTTCATATTGATATTATGGATGGGCACTTTGTACCTAATTTTGCGTTGGGAATTGAGGATGTCAAAGCAGTCGCTAAGTTAGCGACGATCCCTTATGACGTGCACTTAATGGTGTCTAATCCTGACGGCTATATTGATAAATTTTCAGATCTCGGTTGCAGCATTATTTATGTTCACGCTGAGGCGCCCATTCATTTACATCGTACATTAACCCATATTCGCCAACGGGGGGTTAAGGCCGGAGTGGCGATTAACCCGGGTACTTCGTTGAGTGCTTTGGAAGAAGTGCTAGATGTCGTGGATGTAGTGTTAGTAATGTCGGTTAATCCTGGATTTGCCGGTCAGCCATTTATTCATAGCGCTATTGATAAAATTAGCCGCTTAAGAAAAATGTTACATCAACACGGCAGCAGTGCTCAGATTGCCGTCGATGGGGCAATTTCTCCGCAGGTCGTTAGTACTCTGGCCCGTGACGTGGATTATTTCATCTTAGGTACAGCGGGCTTGTTTAAACCTGACCGCGACTATAGCAGCGCAATGAAAACGCTGGAGCAATGTGTAACGCAGGGCTTGGAAATCGTCACCGAAGCATAA
- the rpiB gene encoding ribose 5-phosphate isomerase B yields MMKIAIGCDHVGFILKPLIISHLKNRGVDIIDKGTHSESRTDYPIYAEAVARAVASGEADLGILICGSGIGISIAANKVHGIRAVVCSEPYSAKLSRQHNNTNILAFGSRVIGAELAKMIVDEWLNAEFEGERHQTRVNMITQLEEE; encoded by the coding sequence ATAATGAAAATCGCCATTGGTTGTGATCATGTTGGGTTTATTTTAAAGCCATTAATTATTTCACATTTGAAAAATCGTGGAGTCGATATTATTGATAAGGGCACTCATTCTGAGAGCCGAACAGATTATCCAATTTATGCCGAAGCTGTCGCAAGAGCGGTAGCTTCAGGCGAAGCCGATCTAGGAATTCTGATTTGTGGTTCAGGCATCGGTATTTCGATTGCGGCAAATAAAGTTCATGGGATCAGAGCGGTGGTCTGTAGTGAGCCCTATTCGGCTAAGCTTTCACGTCAGCATAACAATACGAATATTTTGGCTTTTGGCTCGCGAGTGATTGGTGCGGAACTGGCCAAAATGATTGTAGATGAATGGCTGAACGCTGAGTTTGAAGGCGAGCGTCATCAAACTCGTGTGAATATGATTACTCAGCTTGAAGAGGAATAA
- a CDS encoding PTS transporter subunit EIIC produces MKSSFFGVIQRVGRSFMLPIALLPVAGLLLGIGASFTNATTIESYGLQSLLGEGTVLHALLTVMKSAGSIVFSNLPILFAAGVAMGMAKKEKDVAAISGVIGFLTMHATINAMLELNGLLKPGAMVDGALGMSVGINSLQMGVFGGVLVGLGVAALHNRFYKIELPPVFSFFGGTRFIPIITALTYVIVGMVMFYIWPTIQHGIMDLGGLVNRAGYAGTFIYGFIERALIPFGLHHVFYMPFWQTGLGGTAVIDGVTVTGAQNIFFAELASPNTQHFSVEATRFMAGKFPFYLFGIPGAALAIYHTAKPENRKLVLGLLLSATLTAVLTGITEPIEFSFLFAAPLLYVLHCLLAGLSFMLCHMFNVGVGQTFSGSLIDFFLFGVMQGNAKTSWMNAILIGIPLFPAYYFSFRFLITRFNFKTPGREESGEETKLYTRKDVEAAKEQAAIQRLENTHGVSELIIQGLGGVGNIADVDCCATRLRITVNDDSLVSDALLKQSGARGVIRKGKGVQVIYGPHVTLIKSNLDECLQAAI; encoded by the coding sequence ATGAAATCATCATTTTTCGGTGTCATCCAGCGTGTAGGGCGTTCTTTCATGCTGCCTATTGCGTTATTGCCCGTTGCAGGGCTGCTGTTAGGTATTGGTGCCTCCTTTACTAATGCGACTACGATTGAGTCCTACGGGCTTCAATCACTGCTCGGCGAAGGTACGGTACTTCACGCATTACTTACAGTAATGAAAAGTGCAGGGAGTATTGTATTTTCTAATTTGCCAATCTTATTTGCTGCCGGTGTGGCGATGGGAATGGCAAAAAAAGAGAAAGATGTCGCCGCAATATCGGGGGTTATTGGCTTTCTTACCATGCATGCCACGATTAACGCCATGCTGGAGCTAAACGGTTTGCTTAAGCCCGGAGCGATGGTTGATGGGGCGCTCGGGATGAGCGTTGGGATTAACTCGTTGCAAATGGGGGTATTTGGCGGTGTCTTGGTTGGGCTTGGCGTTGCAGCTTTACATAATCGTTTTTATAAAATCGAGCTGCCACCCGTATTTTCATTCTTCGGCGGTACGCGCTTTATTCCCATCATTACCGCTTTAACCTATGTGATCGTGGGCATGGTGATGTTTTACATCTGGCCGACTATTCAACATGGCATCATGGATTTAGGGGGACTCGTCAATCGCGCTGGATATGCAGGAACGTTCATATATGGCTTTATTGAGCGCGCATTAATTCCCTTTGGATTACATCACGTCTTTTATATGCCGTTCTGGCAAACCGGTTTGGGAGGCACTGCCGTGATTGATGGTGTTACCGTCACGGGGGCGCAGAATATTTTCTTTGCCGAGTTGGCAAGCCCAAATACCCAGCATTTCTCTGTTGAAGCCACTCGTTTTATGGCAGGTAAATTCCCGTTCTACCTGTTTGGCATTCCGGGAGCCGCTTTAGCGATTTACCACACTGCAAAACCCGAGAACCGTAAACTAGTATTGGGGCTATTGCTTTCAGCAACATTGACTGCCGTGCTAACGGGGATCACTGAGCCAATTGAATTCTCGTTCTTGTTTGCTGCGCCGCTGCTGTATGTGCTGCACTGTTTGCTAGCCGGTTTGTCATTTATGTTGTGCCATATGTTTAATGTGGGGGTTGGGCAGACGTTTTCGGGCAGCCTCATTGATTTCTTCTTATTTGGTGTTATGCAAGGTAATGCCAAAACAAGTTGGATGAATGCCATTCTGATCGGTATTCCTTTATTTCCGGCATATTACTTTAGTTTCCGCTTTCTTATTACTCGCTTTAACTTTAAAACGCCAGGGCGAGAAGAGAGTGGAGAGGAAACTAAGCTTTACACACGAAAAGATGTGGAAGCTGCTAAAGAACAAGCCGCTATTCAGCGGTTGGAAAATACCCATGGTGTTTCTGAGTTAATCATTCAAGGCCTAGGTGGGGTGGGTAATATCGCAGATGTTGACTGTTGTGCTACTCGCTTGCGAATTACAGTAAACGATGACTCTTTGGTTTCTGATGCTCTGCTTAAGCAATCAGGTGCGCGTGGTGTTATTCGAAAAGGAAAAGGCGTTCAAGTTATATATGGTCCACATGTCACATTGATTAAATCAAACTTAGATGAATGCCTCCAAGCTGCAATTTAA
- a CDS encoding SIS domain-containing protein — MDVMQDSENTLAIGAKIKMSLSLLNPTERGIAEWLITKGNITKNTSLREVSLALEVSEPLVVKVAKKIGYSGFRELRRALVAYFASLPYEKEEEITEQDNLNTVLDKVFSNSIQALKEAQAVADTQVINAAAALIYKAKHVVLLGVGGSSSVCEDFEHKLLRIGVHSHTYSDFHLMLMVACQLTEEDVVIVISQSGDTRELLNAVEIAKQRRANIVCITNDNVSPLSQLSDLSIFSPAMSGPILGQNAVARIIQLNLLDTLFIAILLQDYHRNKETLERSIEIVEPLHGKLR; from the coding sequence ATGGATGTTATGCAAGATAGCGAGAATACGCTCGCCATTGGGGCAAAGATAAAAATGTCGCTTTCCCTGCTGAACCCCACCGAGCGGGGTATTGCTGAATGGCTGATAACAAAAGGCAACATCACAAAAAACACAAGTTTGCGTGAAGTATCGCTTGCATTAGAAGTCTCTGAACCGCTCGTTGTTAAGGTGGCTAAAAAGATAGGCTACTCAGGATTTCGAGAGTTAAGACGTGCCCTAGTCGCCTACTTTGCTTCTTTGCCTTACGAAAAAGAAGAAGAGATCACGGAGCAAGATAATCTAAATACCGTGTTAGATAAGGTGTTCAGCAATAGCATTCAAGCGTTAAAAGAAGCGCAGGCCGTCGCCGATACCCAAGTGATCAACGCCGCCGCAGCGCTGATTTATAAAGCCAAACACGTTGTGCTTCTTGGCGTAGGTGGTTCTTCATCAGTCTGTGAGGATTTTGAACACAAGCTGTTACGCATTGGGGTGCATAGCCATACCTACAGCGATTTTCACTTGATGCTGATGGTGGCATGCCAATTAACCGAAGAAGATGTTGTGATTGTGATTTCTCAATCAGGCGATACGCGTGAGCTATTAAACGCCGTAGAGATCGCGAAGCAACGTCGAGCGAACATTGTTTGCATCACCAATGATAATGTTTCACCGCTTTCACAACTATCTGATTTATCAATCTTTAGCCCTGCCATGAGCGGACCAATACTCGGACAAAATGCAGTAGCGCGTATTATTCAGCTGAACCTACTTGATACGCTGTTTATCGCCATCTTGTTGCAGGATTACCACCGTAATAAAGAAACACTTGAGCGCAGCATTGAGATTGTCGAGCCCCTGCATGGAAAACTGCGCTGA
- the leuE gene encoding leucine efflux protein LeuE: MFESYGVLNIWTYVLGAIFIIMVPGPNTLFVLKTGITRGVKEGYKAALAVFIGDAVLIFCAYIGIASLIRSSPFLFSLVKMLGALYLLYLGLKILYSTLSKKGQSQSSAHEEPEHVFRKALTLSLTNPKAILFYVSFFVQFIDMGYAHTGISFAILAVILEMISFCYMTLLIFSGAALAHFLSEKKRLAKLGNSMVGLLFLGFATKLATSA; the protein is encoded by the coding sequence GTGTTTGAGAGCTATGGTGTACTCAATATCTGGACTTACGTTCTCGGTGCGATTTTCATCATTATGGTTCCGGGGCCGAATACGTTATTTGTACTCAAAACCGGCATTACACGCGGCGTGAAAGAGGGTTATAAAGCGGCGCTAGCCGTTTTTATCGGTGACGCAGTTTTGATTTTTTGCGCTTACATCGGTATCGCGTCGCTGATCCGCTCTTCCCCATTTTTATTCTCGCTGGTGAAAATGCTCGGCGCGCTCTATCTGCTCTATCTCGGGCTGAAAATCCTGTACAGCACGCTGTCCAAAAAAGGGCAAAGCCAGAGCTCAGCGCATGAAGAGCCTGAACATGTTTTTCGTAAGGCGTTAACGCTTAGCTTAACTAACCCTAAAGCAATTCTGTTTTACGTATCGTTCTTTGTTCAGTTCATTGATATGGGCTATGCACATACCGGCATTTCCTTTGCCATTCTAGCGGTCATTTTAGAAATGATTAGCTTCTGCTATATGACGCTGCTGATCTTTTCCGGCGCTGCCCTGGCTCATTTCCTGAGCGAAAAGAAACGCCTCGCCAAACTTGGCAATTCAATGGTGGGTCTTTTGTTCCTCGGATTTGCCACTAAGCTTGCTACTTCGGCTTAA
- a CDS encoding RpiB/LacA/LacB family sugar-phosphate isomerase, which translates to MKIALMMENSQASKNAVVLKELHTVADEKNYPVFNVGMKDEQDHHLTYIHLGIMASILLNAKAVDFVVTGCGTGQGALMSLNIHPGVVCGYCIDPADAFLFAQINNGNALSLLFAKGFGWGAELNVRYIFEKAFTGAKGEGYPLDRKEPQVRNAGILNQVKVAVVKDNYLDTLRAIDAELVKTAVSGERFQQCFFENCQNKEIEDFVRKILA; encoded by the coding sequence ATGAAAATTGCACTGATGATGGAAAACAGTCAGGCAAGCAAGAATGCGGTGGTTCTCAAAGAACTGCATACTGTGGCAGATGAAAAAAATTACCCAGTATTCAATGTGGGTATGAAGGATGAGCAGGATCATCATCTGACGTATATTCACCTTGGCATCATGGCGAGCATTTTACTGAATGCCAAAGCGGTTGATTTCGTTGTCACCGGATGCGGTACGGGGCAGGGTGCGCTTATGTCACTGAATATCCATCCGGGCGTGGTCTGCGGTTACTGTATTGATCCTGCGGATGCGTTTTTATTTGCTCAAATTAATAACGGTAATGCGCTATCCCTGCTGTTTGCCAAAGGCTTTGGCTGGGGAGCTGAGCTCAATGTACGCTACATTTTCGAAAAAGCCTTTACGGGCGCGAAGGGCGAAGGTTATCCGCTAGATCGTAAAGAGCCACAGGTACGTAACGCTGGAATTTTGAATCAGGTAAAAGTGGCCGTGGTGAAAGATAACTACTTAGATACGCTGCGAGCGATTGATGCTGAGTTAGTCAAAACCGCGGTAAGCGGTGAACGTTTCCAGCAATGCTTCTTTGAAAATTGCCAGAACAAAGAAATTGAGGATTTTGTACGGAAGATTCTAGCTTAA